Part of the Henckelia pumila isolate YLH828 chromosome 2, ASM3356847v2, whole genome shotgun sequence genome is shown below.
attatatttttttagtaattttgaccaaaaaaaaaattttataccaAGCATaccaacatctttaagttgtttaaaataagtttacccaaacactttaacaacttattttaaataagttctaacagcttataTGGTAGTGTTTTGGGAGagaaaaaatttttgaaataaaagttgagaagtgcttcctaaaagctctctcaaacactacttaGATAATGTTTAATTTGCAGAGCTTTTAGGAagcatttctcaacttttttataacaaaatttagaagttttgtgaatttttgtgaaaaaaaactgagaagtgcttcctataAACTCTCTCAAAGACTACCTTGTAAACTCCTAAAAGAATTTATAAGCTCATTGTTCTTATAAGCAATTTTTTATAAGTTTAATCAAACACATTCTAAATTGCATGTATATCACCACTCATATAGTGATATATATGTTTACTTTGGGTACTGTAAAAAATTGTCATGATaggtcatatatatatatatatctacttAATATGAAATGATGGTAATATTTTAAGAAATTGCTGTTAGTCAGTGAAAAATAACATTTGAACTCAAACCATCTCCAATTCAATACTATGTTGGCGTTTTTGGGATTTTCATCTCTAACATATAACGCTATTTTCAATGCTAGGTTGGTGTTGATCTACAATGTTGCACCAAATTTGGTGTAACACAGTAGCTCTACGCTatttgtttcttttctttttttttttttggttttctatttcttaattataatatatattaagattatgtataatataatatattataataataatattatgtacatttttaaatattttggaaaaaaaataagattaaaaaacccaaaatttattgaaatcaaagaaaatgatacaaaatttattattttatatattaatgatatttaattattgtgtttaaaaatatttggtggaataaattaattgttgtgaataaaataataaaaaatattctgaaaatatttttttagtgtgAAGTTTAAAGTAAATGAGTTGGAGATTAGTTTTGTATTTGATGTAAGAATTACACTATCTTCAAGTTTATGTGATATCAAAATAACGTAATGGGTTGAATATTGCTTCAAACTCGTAATTTCAGatgtataaaaataattatagaaTATATTTCATCAGCAGCAAGCGCCCGTGGTTCTGACGAATCCCTTTTGCTTAAACAGTGAAAATTAGTTAGTGAATCCATCAACTATAGTTAATGCTATTAATTACGAATCCTTATTTTGATGAAGACAAGAATTAAAACCAATAAAGCAATGTCCCTTTCTTCCGCACTTAGAGAGCAGATTTGTGTATGTAATTATCGCTTAATTAACAATCTTGACTTGGTAAATAAACACTTTTTGTTTTTGTATTAAGCTTGTTAGCCATGGATCTGATATTCACAAAAAATGTATGTACCCGAGGACACACAGAATCCCATCGTTTCCGTGAGATGTTTAATTACTTAATTTCagtttaaataaaattcatGATCAACGACCGAAATCTCTCCTTTGATTTAAGGAAAAATTCTTTTttggtcttgtatgtttgttattttgtaatttcggttctctatattttcaaatttcagttttagtccgctatctttgttttttttttgggtaactttagtcatttttccgatTTGGTGCTGATATAACACCAATGtggtgctgatgtggagctgacatgTATGGTGctacgtaagcattttcgaagaaaaatgattaaaattatcaaaaaccgaaatatgcaggactaaaactgaaatttaaaaacatagaagaccaaaatcacaaagtgacaaacatatcaGACCAAAAATACAATTTTCCCTTGATTTAACGATAGTTACTGTCGTTATCCATTTGATCCAAATTCTACAAGTATTATGCTTTTAGAAATTATAATGTTTTTCTACCATCATGGATTCATGTAGGGGTGGGTGttcaaattttggataaaaccgaaaaaaccggAAATTCAAACCGAAAAAATCAAAGACCGAACCGAACCAAAAACCGTATTTTGTAATTcagatataaatattaaaatcgaAGTTTGTTTGGTTCgttttggattatatatgtcaaaaccgaaccgaccgaaaaaatcaaaattaaattaaattaataattttatttatattttatatttatattatatatgttatgagatgatatttagtgactgaataatcattttgaataattttagttgattattgtttatttattcattGTTATCGTTTACATAATTTATAGTTGATTAATTGAatgttatttatgtaatttttagttgattttatttatgtaagtcatttaaactttattttcaaagtttttactaaaaaatcatgtaaaaaacatattatattttacaatgtatttatattattaattttaataattgtatcaaaataaccatatcaaaatttgttttgttttttaaaaatattataagacCGTGGTTGGATGTTTGTCCTTgtattatttgttatttttttgtttcttcACTATATGACTATAACTTTAAATTGTGTGTTGGGGCATTTAAATTACATGTTGGAcgaaatttatgtttttttattctgTTATGTATTATTAATGATCAAACCGACCAAACCAAACCGTATAAACCGGTCCATTATAATACAAAAACCGAACCGAGCCGAAGTAGAACGGATTGACTTCGGATTACATTTTTTATAAACCGAAAACCAAAAAACCGAACCAACATTAGACAAattaaaaccgaaccgaccgatgaaCACCTCTGGCATCATGTTTCTGAAAATTATAACAGATAAGCGAAAAAATGGTTCgagtattaaatttttttagattataatttatttgattttattgattaaattttatataaaaatgttaaatgactattttgtcattttaacaataaataaaataaaaattatattatttataaggggtaatatagtaatttaaatttaataatttgattgatgtaaaataaatagttaatgatttgattgatgtaaaataaatagttaatatatggataaataatagtATGAGAAGAACGTGGGATGAGATGtgatgagttatacatatattagtaatacgATGAATAGAACGATGCCTTAAGATATGACACAACAATCAGTTCATGAATTCAACCAAGCGAGCCAGGTGATATTAACGTCGGTAGACATGACAACAGCTGAAGTTGAAGGTTATAAAGGCCTCTCGAAGCTCATATCACGGTATAAACGACGACGTCTCCCTCTAGACAGTTTGGTGTCGCATTTTTTTCCCATATTTCAATTAATTTGCACCAATGTGGTATAATGACATGCAATAATGGTAGTAAAGGTGATTATATATCATGAGCTAAGAAGGTGGATTATGCCAATATGTTTGGTGTTGTATATTTTGCTACATATAATGATACCCCGGGAAGTCAGGGGTATCAGAGCTATGTAAAATCAAGGCGTTAGGGCTGCTAGTCAGGACAACGATCAGggttctagcccgactattttatGGAGGAGTGGTGATACCCCGAGAAATCAGGGGTATCAGAGCTATGTAAAAACAAGGGCGGCAAGGTTTGATAAAGTTGGATTAGTAGCCCGGGATCAAGTGAGTAGCTCAGTTCGGATGGATGTGTGAGGCGGAAAAGACCAAGGCTAGCTGCATGACTTGGGCAATACCCATTTCTTCAGGAGCATGATCCCCACGATTGCCATAACCCCGATCCTTCCGGCTTCATCGTGCGTGACAGGTAAACGTGGGCAACTCCTACACCCACGACCCAGACCGTGGCCATTATCCTGGAAATGCTGAGTGACTCTCTCACTCCAAGTCCTATAAATACCTTGCCACAGGTATCTTTAGAGGTATGTTCTTCTGAATCTCAAAAACACTATATTCATTCTTCCTaaaagcccactctatttctaagtctgacttaagcatcggagtggccccgCCGAAAAAACCTTCCGACGCCCCACTAATGTGCTTCTATTTCCTTTCCGTGTGTGCAGATCATCTTGGTTGTGGAAGGACCAACTGTATATCATTTTCATCAACCCGATCATCTCGTCAGGCCCACTTCACTACCCTGATAGCCCGGGCATTCATTTTTATCAAACATCatcatataatataaaatattttagtcgCTCGTTAATTAGTCTAATTTGCTCATTGGATTCAATTTTTTGGATACAACTATAGCTTGTTAGAGCTAGtcgaaaaataataaaatttctctTAACCAGtgttttcttgttcttctttcGGATTTTAGTTAGGGGATCGATCATATTGAGATTTGATGTTTTGTATAAAAGAGTGCAATCAATCTAAATTATTAAACAAGATAATATTCGTTGGATTGAGTAAATCCAAAAGTTTCGTCAAATCCCTTCTAAAATAGTTATAATTATGATGGTTAAGTGTGTGATGAAAACGCTAGCTCTTTGATTTGTGAGATATAATAAAATGATGTATAATATATGAATGGTGAATGTCGATAAATATTAAATGCACTATCATTTACGCCAAAAGAGATACAAATTAAGTTTTTAGtgaaaaataaatcatttttttttgctATAACATTCAATTTATAATGATTAGAATTtcgaaataattattttttaccaTTGATTATTTGGATTTCGaacatttaatttaattgttcaAATAACACGCGGCCTAGGTAAATCAAATGTTTTTAATTTGAGATCAAGGTTGCATGTGACATGTGtagatttaaaatttgaaaggtatttctttcaaaaaaaaaaagaaaaaaagaaaggtatttgaaattcattttgaACGTTAACACTTAACATAAAACTAATACAAAAATCATCACATTTAAGATCAGCTTAGCAAAGtacaatcaatttttttaataataaagtACAATcccatttttttataataaataacttaCTTTATAATTACACCATATATATTATCATAACCCCTGATAAATAAATATCTCAGATCTGATGAGTGATTGGCCTATTAATTAAGAGGCCCCTCATACAATAAGATCTAGCTATCCAcactaataattaattaattaataaaacatgcaaacttcatataattaagataaattaattgattattaattatataataatattgcaTGATTAAATCAAAGTCCTAATAATTGCGGCCTCGGGGCTATCGGCATCTATGGTGGACAGCAACTGGGATAGCCTATCACTCAAATTATCCACCTCTCTGTGCAAGTTCTTTATGTAGTTGCAAGTTTCTTGAAGAACTTTGTTTGCCGATGCCTGTTAATTCatcccaaaaaaaaacaaattaaataattaattattgtaaTCCCTTTATTTGTTTTATGATTAATAATTAGGTACAAGTTAATATCAACAAATTTTCTTGtagtatatatatgtaattGAATTCGACTCGAAACGCTCCATTGATCATACTTCACTTGCTGATCATGATCATCCAATatgtttgtaatttttttaaaaaaacatatattttaaaaaagtatCGATTTTAAACACGAATTACTTTCGTGTTCTTTTGATTTTTTCTCGATCGGATGTAAATAATGCAAACTACCGGCAAATATATCGATATGCATTAATGAGTCGAAATGGATCGGAGACACTCTAAAATTAATTTGTACGTACTATACGTGGAATGGTCTTAATCGAGACATGTGATATACTGATGTATGTGCTTTTAGTCCCAAACAATTGATGCTAACTTTTTTTCCCTACAAGGAAGAAAATTTAATGAACTTTGACTTCCACAGTCCAAACCTTACTTGGGTAAATACTACCACAGGTATAGTTCATAAGGATTTCCCTAAAAGTTTCCtcaaattttgtaattttataaaTCCCAAATCCCATTAATGTCAAAATATATAAGTGGAATACATTAAATATATGCAACTGCTCATGCATGtgctaatatttttttttttttttaaatttttaacacGGTTGCATGGACTTTGCATCACATTGATCCAATTaatttaaaatgtttttttccCAGTTGTATTACaagcaaaaaaagaaaaaaaacaaaacaaaacaaatagaAAAGCAAAACCATtcatttggattttaaaaagtGCATGTATAACAATATAAGCATCTCCGGTGAAATtttcacgatttttttttttcattatataCGTTGAAAAACTATaaatatgagttttttttttgtgtgcgcgctttttgaatttttagaagAAATAAGTATATTATAAAAACATGAACatactctaaaaaaaaaaacaacatgaaCATATACGCATACGAATATATGTACGTACGTACCTTGTTGGATCGACGACCATTGCTCCGATTAATCTCAGGAAGGAGTTGGTGCAATTTGGAGACGAGTTCGATGATTTGATCATCAGAAATTCTCGAACTCCCTGTTGTTGACTGTGCTCTAGACCTCCTACTAGACATTCTtaaagtagtagtagtagtagtgtaatatataatttcacaAACTCAATTCTTTAtgtcaaaaatcaaacaaatatttaaataaaagttGGTACAATATATTGCAAGACAAAAGGAAATATATATTcgagagaagaagaagaagaagaagaagaagatttaGTGTAGCATATGAAGAAGAGGTGGCcggatgaagaagaagaagacaagTGTATTTATAACACGATTTTGATATTGAGGGTTAGAAAAAGTATAAATTGGAAGAGTTTGCGAAGTGGGAAAGGACCACAAATGAAAGAAAAAGGGGGGATTCATTAGTGCAATAAACTAAGATGGTGATGTTGTGTGTGAACAAGACAAGTGCATTGGGAGGAAGAAAACTATgtggtaatttttttttcttattttttctcCTAAAAATTTTCAAGATTGGGAGAAAAATTATCCCAAAAATTTTGTTTAATCAATCAATCGACTCTAAAATCTAGGAGTTCGGTGAGTTTGGCTAAATTTCATAGAATATTAATAATCGAGTTACGCACGTACGTATGGGTAGAAATTGCTTATTATTGAGGCGATTAAAGTCAATCGAGGATTAAGAAATTATTAAATGATAGTTCTAGTTCATGCTTTTCGGGGTTGTTTTCGCCCGATGAACCTATTAATTTCATAGGACGGGGGAAGGAAATGTTATGTGGGGGCCTACCGCAATTCTTTGCGAGATATATAGTCGTCGGTTTAGTTATCTATCGGATGATCAATGTTACACACAACATAGAATTGGtttcaaattaaattataatgtgtcgatttttttttcttgaaaacaatatatatatatatatatacatagatTTATACTTATGGTAATGTTATCATTATCAACATTGCATGTTTTTCttgtatttttatgcatgagatACTTATATAAACTAGTTTTGGTATCTAAAAGTAACCTCTACCTatatataatgttttaatttttatttaaatataaatttatgtcCTGATTTTTCTTAATTCGATAAAAATAATCAGTTGAGGCGCATGCATgtgtttgttttaatttttttatttttttaccatAATATAGAATTTTTAATTCCTCTAGTTTTCCATTTTTTGTTTACTGATTTTTGTAGCGAGGAATAGACATATGCATCGTGCTTGCTATGGTACTAACAATGTGGGCCTTCGTGTGCCTGTCCAATATACATCACCATGTGATCATTCCACACTTATTAATAATCTGAAATTTCTCGtgacaattattattattagacaAAATTCATCATGTTAGTTGATTTTCTCTTAGGTTTTTCGTCATGCAATCGGTCGAAATTTGGTTTCGACATCATTTTTTTccgcatacatatatatatatatccttatCTCTTCTATATCTCttctatattattattttttttcaaaagacgTCTGTTGATCTCTTTTATATTATTAAGTTTTAGGTATAGATAGTAACTATTTTTTGTAAGTCACGTCATACAAATTTTTATCTTCCAAATACCTTTACCCATaattatcataattttttttaaaataaaataattaataaaaaattaataacaaaaaaacataaaattaaatataaaattactcaatatttattattatatttaatataaaagttTGTTATACacgacaaaaaaattaatttatatacaCGCATCGTGTGCTTATGTTTACTAGTTTAGTATGCATGATTTTCGGAAATATATTGACATGATCCCACATATATTAATATATGCAACTCAAATAATTGAGAACTCGATCTGACGAATATCAAATTAAATACTTCATATCATATATACAGGAGAAATATTTCATGTGTATCATAGAATAATCCCGTTAAGAATACCAAACTCCTACGTAAGTTTGTTTCCCCCAAACGTTACATTTTTCCCCCAGAATTATACCTTCATCAAATCGAATTACCAAAATACAtggccccgaaaaaaaaaatataacattaaaaatacgaaacaaaaataaacaaactttaatataaatatttaaaataaataaaactattcAACTAAAAAAAGTTATATTATATAAGTATTACTATACACAAAAAATATAGTCAAAATATACAGCATAGtgcaatatattaattattatattattccaTTAGACCATGCATGCTTTCCGCAGACCTTTAATTTCCCCGAATTTTGCTCACCTGGTTATGTGACAGTAAgcatttatatattatttaaccTTTGACTTTGCCATAAGATCACCATGCAGGATTTCTTGTTTCGAATTGAAGGCTCTGCAGAAGTAAAATATTTGTCGATAGTTAGATTTCTTACTACAATATATTAAGGGTataaaatttcatttatttattaattattttattttacctGAAAGGATCGATTCTCCATATATATTACAGAAATAAATTGTGCAGTTTAACTATGGGGTCTCGGATTgctaatttcaaattttaagggcaattaatgaataagcatcattaatctaataaggaaagaataaaaatcaagaaattttttttat
Proteins encoded:
- the LOC140884097 gene encoding transcription factor PRE5-like; protein product: MSSRRSRAQSTTGSSRISDDQIIELVSKLHQLLPEINRSNGRRSNKASANKVLQETCNYIKNLHREVDNLSDRLSQLLSTIDADSPEAAIIRTLI